DNA sequence from the Peptoniphilus sp. GNH genome:
TTAGTAGCCTTTATAAGATCAGACCAAATTTCTGGAACTATATTCGCCAAAGCACCTATGCAACCAGCGCCACCAGTCGACAAATTGTATAAAAATTGATCATCAAATCCTGAGAATAAATAAAATTCATGTCCTTCTGCTCCTCTTGCAATTTGATTAGTGTGGAGAGGATCAAGTACAGAGTCTTTTAATCCCTTTATATTAGAATTTTCTTCCAATAATCTTTTGATTGTTTCTTCAGACATTGAATGTCCACTTCTAGCTGGGAAATTATATATATAAAGATCGCCTTTTATATTTTTAGCTATCTTGTCATAAAATACAAATATCTTTTCTTGATCCATTGCATAGTAATATGGACCAATAAGCATAGCGCCCTTATATCCCAAATCAGCACATTCATCAGATAACTTAATTATATTTCTGTAGTCAGGATCAGAAGTGCCGGCATACAATTCAACACGTCCATCAACATACTCAGAATAGAATCTAAAAAAGTCACTCTTAGTCTTATAATCCATATGAGTAAATTCGCCTGTACTACCAAGCACTAAAATTCCATCAACACCATTATTTATCAAATGATCTATTACCTTCTTATTTCCTTCATAATCAGGTGTTTCATCCTCTTTGAAAATTGTCACAACGGGTACTATTATCTTGCACATATCTTAAAACTCCTTTTTAAAAAACTTATGCGCCTCATAATGAGGCGCTAGTATCAATCATCCTAATCTTCAACAATTATACGAAGTTTGCTCCTCTTTGAATGGCGATTTCATTATATCCTAATGTTTCAGCTTTAGTAAGCTTTCCATTGCAAAAATCAACCATTTCGTCAAAACATTCTTCAGCTAATTCAGCCATAGTTTTTTCACCATAAATAGTCGGACTTGCATCCCAGTCAAGATTATCTTTCATGGTTTCAGCAGTTTCCCTATTTCCAGTAACCTTTATAACAGGAGCTATAGGATTTCCTGTTGGAGTTCCTCTACCTGTAGAGAATACAACTATTTGGCATCCGCCTGCTATCATTCCTGCTACAGATGATGGGTCGTTTCCTGGTGTGTCCATTATTACAAGACCTTCTCCAGCTTTCATTTGCTTAGAGTAATCATAAACTTCATTTACAGCGGTAGTACCACCCTTGTGAATACATCCTAAAGATTTTTCTTCTAGTGTAGTAAGTCCTCCAGCTTTATTACCTGGGGATGGGTTTCCATCTCTTACTTCGTGGCCTGTATTCATCTTTATATGATCTTCGAATCTATGAACTATATCGTAGATTCTCCTTCTTACTTCTTCATTCTTTGCTCTTCTAGCAAGAATATGCTCTGCACCTATAAACTCAGTAGTTTCACTTAAAACAGTTGTTCCACCTTGTTCAACCATCATGTCTGAAAGATTGCCTATCAATACATTAGATGCAAGACCAGATGTTGGGTCACTACCGCCACATTCTGTTCCCATTATAATTTCAGACATCGGAAACTCTTCTCTTCTAAGCATAGAAGCATCAGCAGCCATCTTCTTTGCATATCTAGTTGCCGCTTCTATAGCCTTTAGAGTGCCCCCTTCTTCCTGAATTATTACAGACTCAATAGGTTTATTAGTTCTCTTTTCAATTTCTTTTTTTACAATTTGTAGTTGAGCATTTTCACAACCCAAAGAAACTAAAACAGTTCCGTAAATATTTGGATTTGCAGCAAATCCAGCAAGTGTATCTAGAGTATATTGGAAGTCATCTCCTACTTGAGAGCATCCTAGTTGCATATTAAATGTAACCGCTTCTTTTACTTGACTTGCAATTATCCTAGTTGTATCAGAAGCACAAACGCTACAAGGCAGAATCAATACATGATTTCTAATCCCTACTCTTCCATCACTTCTTTTATAACCCCAAAATGTTCTTTTATTCATATTAATCACTCCATTGCCTCTAAATCTTCTCTTCTGCTTTCGCAGTTGTGCTCATGAACGTGTTCCCCTTGCTTGATATCTCTATTCGCAAAACCTATATGTTCCCCATATTTTACAATTGGTTCTCCTTCTTTGATATCTCTTCTTGCTATCTTATGATAAATTGTAACATCATCAAGCGCCTTAAATTTAACATCCTTACCACTTAAATCTCTGTAGCTAACATCAGATCCTTTGTTGATTTTTTCGATTGCTACCACTACATTATCACTTTCTGTGATTATCGTTGCATTATACATATTTACCCCCTCTGTATTATTTACGCCTTAGCCTTCCAATCTTTCTTGCTAAAATCTTGTCCCGGTAGTGGGTACTTAGGACAACCATACTTCTTTGCCCACCAAGCAGTCATGATAGGTATCAATATAGCTGTCAATACAGTAGACGCAGCAACTTGCGTTGTAGCAGCTGCAACATAAGGTGCCCAAGCACTATCAATAGTAGCAACTACCGCTGGTACAGCAATAGCATTGCCCGCTGTAGAAGAAACTGCCCATCCTGCATATCCAGGTCTTTTATTTAAAATTCTGTCAAAAAATACTACAAAAGGTCCTGAAATAAACACAGTTATAAGACCCAAAAGAATTCCAGGTGCTCCTCCACCGATGATTCCTTTTATATTTATACCCGCACCAAGTGTTATACCTACAAATGGAAGTAGTAGACCAACTCCAGGCTCTAAGAATTTACTCATTTTATTATCTAAATTTCCTATAAGCATACCAAAAGCAATAGGAAT
Encoded proteins:
- a CDS encoding UxaA family hydrolase, whose amino-acid sequence is MNKRTFWGYKRSDGRVGIRNHVLILPCSVCASDTTRIIASQVKEAVTFNMQLGCSQVGDDFQYTLDTLAGFAANPNIYGTVLVSLGCENAQLQIVKKEIEKRTNKPIESVIIQEEGGTLKAIEAATRYAKKMAADASMLRREEFPMSEIIMGTECGGSDPTSGLASNVLIGNLSDMMVEQGGTTVLSETTEFIGAEHILARRAKNEEVRRRIYDIVHRFEDHIKMNTGHEVRDGNPSPGNKAGGLTTLEEKSLGCIHKGGTTAVNEVYDYSKQMKAGEGLVIMDTPGNDPSSVAGMIAGGCQIVVFSTGRGTPTGNPIAPVIKVTGNRETAETMKDNLDWDASPTIYGEKTMAELAEECFDEMVDFCNGKLTKAETLGYNEIAIQRGANFV
- a CDS encoding UxaA family hydrolase, translating into MYNATIITESDNVVVAIEKINKGSDVSYRDLSGKDVKFKALDDVTIYHKIARRDIKEGEPIVKYGEHIGFANRDIKQGEHVHEHNCESRREDLEAME
- a CDS encoding dihydrodipicolinate synthase family protein, whose protein sequence is MCKIIVPVVTIFKEDETPDYEGNKKVIDHLINNGVDGILVLGSTGEFTHMDYKTKSDFFRFYSEYVDGRVELYAGTSDPDYRNIIKLSDECADLGYKGAMLIGPYYYAMDQEKIFVFYDKIAKNIKGDLYIYNFPARSGHSMSEETIKRLLEENSNIKGLKDSVLDPLHTNQIARGAEGHEFYLFSGFDDQFLYNLSTGGAGCIGALANIVPEIWSDLIKATKNNEMQRVLKLSNLIHRLMPLYALDSNFSLLFKELMKHRGLDIDTRAIFPYNQIDRAVVDSAISLMDGIIKEYKAM